In Nitrosarchaeum koreense MY1, one genomic interval encodes:
- a CDS encoding vWA domain-containing protein: MKERVEDVAHKIFFDICGKKPTEIDLFFLDTIHFPKIDYLPIITVYLPMPRKINGHSVYEGIVFSKYESGAQTIWNLFFATVCHAAAHANVTDFSKYQNWIKDKDEEKAYKTIEKIEDIKVNHFLKTFFPEYYQEINKINSTFKMINEKSIQDKLTYKRNKFMDRFGSKKKIEDVIKNNIIKLDSNDKNKIIEIADKLYFNQDIIEEENAPYVDHHTQQNNAINWKQNITINPSGIVEKNVQNFIDIWFEQQKRRDKTRKKYGGLTHDLNFDKIEFAPENIGEYLRLRNATHMFLKKMSSQMKLVPNIMDEGMPEDMGLLQMQAAIQAVAAQNNSIQIFEQDDYRKIEEEWAVVLDTSSSMRLKFDEMKKFAIALGEAANDVNSKNGKWGFFTFNNNFRIVKDHYEKYDQTARSRVGGIEITGLSFIGDAVKLCTRILERENIEKKFIFLITDGQQVGTLGNNKDMEDAILEARKKGITVIAIGLPEGITKVFNLCIPYESLRKTVAKFISAYARISGEDT; this comes from the coding sequence ATGAAAGAAAGAGTAGAGGATGTAGCACATAAAATCTTTTTTGACATATGTGGAAAAAAACCGACGGAGATAGATCTATTTTTTTTAGATACAATTCATTTTCCAAAAATAGATTATTTGCCAATAATAACCGTATATTTACCCATGCCACGAAAAATTAATGGGCATAGTGTCTACGAAGGAATTGTCTTTTCAAAATACGAGTCTGGAGCGCAAACAATATGGAATTTATTTTTTGCTACTGTTTGTCATGCTGCAGCACATGCAAATGTAACAGATTTTAGCAAATACCAAAATTGGATTAAGGATAAAGATGAAGAAAAAGCATACAAAACAATAGAAAAAATAGAAGACATTAAAGTAAATCATTTCTTAAAGACATTTTTTCCGGAATATTATCAAGAAATAAACAAAATTAATAGTACATTTAAAATGATTAATGAAAAAAGCATTCAAGACAAATTAACATATAAAAGAAATAAATTTATGGATAGGTTTGGTTCAAAGAAAAAAATTGAGGATGTAATTAAAAATAACATTATAAAACTAGACTCTAATGATAAAAATAAGATAATTGAAATTGCAGATAAATTATATTTTAATCAAGATATCATTGAAGAAGAAAATGCACCCTATGTTGATCATCATACTCAACAAAATAATGCAATCAATTGGAAACAAAATATTACAATAAATCCATCGGGCATAGTAGAGAAGAATGTACAGAATTTTATAGATATTTGGTTTGAACAGCAAAAACGCAGAGATAAAACGAGGAAAAAATATGGTGGTTTGACACATGATCTAAATTTTGACAAAATTGAATTTGCTCCAGAAAATATTGGAGAGTATTTGAGACTAAGAAATGCGACCCATATGTTTTTGAAAAAGATGAGCAGCCAAATGAAATTGGTTCCAAACATAATGGATGAAGGCATGCCGGAAGATATGGGACTGTTGCAAATGCAGGCAGCAATTCAGGCAGTTGCAGCTCAAAATAACAGCATTCAGATCTTTGAGCAAGATGATTATAGGAAAATAGAAGAAGAATGGGCAGTAGTTTTAGATACAAGTTCTAGCATGAGACTAAAATTTGATGAGATGAAAAAATTTGCAATAGCACTTGGAGAAGCTGCCAATGATGTAAACTCAAAAAACGGCAAGTGGGGTTTTTTTACTTTTAATAATAATTTCAGAATAGTAAAAGATCATTATGAAAAATATGATCAAACTGCAAGATCAAGAGTTGGAGGAATAGAAATTACAGGATTGTCTTTTATAGGAGATGCGGTAAAACTATGCACAAGAATTTTAGAAAGGGAAAACATTGAAAAAAAATTTATTTTTTTAATTACAGATGGTCAACAAGTTGGAACGCTAGGAAACAATAAAGATATGGAAGATGCGATATTGGAAGCAAGAAAGAAAGGAATCACAGTGATTGCAATAGGATTGCCAGAAGGAATCACAAAGGTGTTTAATCTTTGCATTCCTTATGAAAGTCTTCGTAAAACAGTGGCAAAATTTATTTCTGCATATGCTAGAATATCAGGCGAAGATACATAA